The Neochlamydia sp. S13 genome has a segment encoding these proteins:
- a CDS encoding transposase: MFSQPLPFIKEYLNQLEVALKQENPHNNLSKIQWCWLAFCLMGILVTNSICWAKFERAGLKSYKKMALSAMFRRAKIAWNRLLICSVRAVLRKHGITEGVLVIDDKDHSRSKNAEKLHHLHKIRDKKTSGYFCGQNIVFLQLVTKKFCIPVSFAFYSPDPVLTRWQQEVRKLKKLGISKKDRPKEPKRSIEYPKKYTLALQLLKNFACEFPAFKVTCVLADALYGNSLFVDGVEGIWPGVQIITQLRKNQKVMRGKKSLSCQEFFEAYKGWNQEIFIRGDKKNVVQAGGARLYVPSHHKKRLVIALKYEGENEYRYLMAANLSWNMKDVMQGYTLRWLVEVFIEDWSSHCGFCSLAKQCGVEGSERPLILSLLFDHCFLFHLSQTNFIKNKLPLATLGSLVEKSRVDALCQVVREIVEHENSKELFRDFEKTLDEIFVLRPSRKHLNAVQENVTFESSRKVA, encoded by the coding sequence ATGTTTTCCCAACCGCTTCCCTTTATTAAAGAATATCTAAATCAACTTGAAGTTGCTCTCAAACAAGAAAATCCTCATAATAATTTATCCAAAATTCAATGGTGTTGGCTAGCCTTTTGTTTGATGGGAATATTAGTTACTAATTCAATCTGTTGGGCAAAATTTGAAAGGGCTGGGCTTAAAAGCTATAAAAAGATGGCTTTATCGGCCATGTTTAGACGTGCTAAGATTGCTTGGAATAGGCTGCTAATTTGTAGTGTTCGCGCGGTCCTGCGTAAACATGGCATCACAGAAGGTGTTCTTGTTATCGATGATAAAGATCACAGTCGATCAAAAAATGCTGAGAAGTTGCATCATTTACATAAAATCCGTGATAAAAAAACTAGTGGTTATTTTTGTGGTCAAAATATAGTATTTCTTCAGCTAGTTACTAAAAAATTTTGCATTCCCGTCTCCTTTGCCTTTTATTCTCCTGATCCCGTACTCACAAGATGGCAACAGGAAGTGAGGAAGCTAAAAAAGTTGGGAATTTCTAAAAAAGACCGTCCAAAAGAGCCTAAAAGGTCAATAGAATATCCAAAAAAGTATACACTAGCTTTACAATTACTTAAAAATTTTGCCTGTGAATTTCCTGCTTTTAAGGTCACTTGTGTACTGGCTGATGCTCTTTACGGCAACAGCTTGTTTGTAGATGGAGTAGAAGGTATTTGGCCTGGAGTGCAAATCATTACTCAACTTAGAAAGAATCAAAAAGTCATGCGAGGTAAAAAGTCTCTCTCATGCCAAGAATTCTTTGAAGCCTACAAAGGCTGGAATCAGGAAATTTTCATTCGCGGTGATAAAAAAAATGTGGTGCAAGCCGGGGGAGCAAGGTTATATGTTCCTTCTCATCATAAAAAACGATTGGTAATAGCCCTTAAATATGAGGGCGAAAATGAGTATCGCTATCTTATGGCTGCAAATCTTTCATGGAATATGAAAGATGTGATGCAAGGATATACTTTGAGATGGTTAGTAGAGGTTTTTATTGAAGATTGGAGTAGTCATTGTGGGTTTTGCAGTTTGGCCAAACAGTGCGGCGTTGAGGGATCAGAGCGACCTTTGATTCTAAGCCTGCTGTTTGACCACTGCTTTCTTTTTCATTTGTCTCAAACAAATTTCATTAAGAACAAACTCCCTTTAGCAACCTTGGGGAGCCTAGTAGAAAAGTCTAGAGTGGATGCTTTGTGTCAAGTTGTAAGAGAAATTGTTGAGCATGAAAATTCAAAAGAACTCTTCCGTGATTTCGAAAAGACGCTAGATGAAATCTTTGTTTTAAGGCCTTCTCGTAAACATTTAAATGCAGTACAAGAAAATGTAACTTTTGAGTCATCAAGAAAAGTTGCCTAA